The segment ACTGACGTGGAACACCGCCGTCTTCACCATCACATCGCTGACCGCGACCTTCCTCATCGGTCTCGGGCTCGCCCTGTTCTTCAACCGCTATTTTCCTCTGAGCGGTGTGCTTCGCGCACTCATCCTCCTTCCGTGGCTTCTGCCGCTCATCATCTCGTCGGCGATCTGGCGGCGGATGATGGATGAGGAAAGCGGGATCCTCAACCAGGTACTCCGAGGACTCGGGCTGGACGGTGTTCCCTGGCTCACGAGCCCTGACATCGCTCTCTTCTCGATCATCATCGTGAACATCTGGGTTGGCATCCCGTTCGTGATGGTGATCCTGTACGGCGGTCTGCAGGAGATTCCGAAGGACTTTTACGAAGCCGCGTCGCTCGACGGCGCAACGGGATGGCGTTCGTTCCGGTACATCACCTGGCCGCTTCTTCGCCCCGTGGTCGTTGTCGTGCTGATGCTCGGCTTCATCTACACGATCCGGGTACTCGACATCATCCTGGCCCTCACCGGCGGAGGTCCCGCGAACGCCACCGAGACGTACGCCTCCGAGGCGTATCAGCTCTCGTTCGTGAACTTCCAGTTCGGCCAGGGCGCCGCGCTCTCGAACATCCTCATCGTCGTCTCGCTCATCGTTGCGGTGCTTCAGCTCCGCGCGAACAAGCGGGCGAGCGACCTGGCGGGATAGGACTCATGCCACGCACACTCACGTCGTACTCCCGCACCGTTTTCGGGGTCTTCATCGTCGGCCTGCTGCTGTTCCCCGTCTATTGGATGATCAACACGTCTCTCCAGGGCAACGAGAATCTGTTGCAGACCGAGTGGTTCCCGTTCCACCTCAGCCTCGAGGGCTACCAACGTGCGATCGACTCGCAACTCGGAAACCTCGGCACGAGCCTGATCGTCTCGATCGGAGCCGTCATCGTCTGCCTCGCAGTGTCGGCGCCGGCGGCGTACGGCCTCTCGCGGAACAACGTCACCACGAAGGTCGTCGCGATCGGTGTCGTGATCCTGCTCATCACGCAGATGATCCCGGGGATCGTTATCGCGAACGGACTGTTCCCGCTCTACAACAACCTCGGTCTGGTCAATACGATCCCGGGCTTGATTCTCGCTGACGCGTCGCACGGTATCCCGTTCTGCATTCTGCTCATCCGTGCGTTCATGCAGAACATCCCGCAGTCGCTCCTGGAGGCGGCCCGGATCGATGGTGCAAACGAATTTCGGTTGTTCGCGTCGATCGTGTTGCCGCTCAGCCGGAACGCTCTCGTAACGGCCGCCGTGTTTGCCTTCTTGTTCGCGTGGAGCGACTTCCTGTTCGCGCTCACCTTGACCAACGGCACGAACGTCACGCCGATCACCCTGAGTATGTACATCTTCGTCGGTGCGCACACGCAGAGCTGGGCCGCACTGATGGCAACGGCGGTCTTGGCCAGTATCCCGGCTGCTGCTCTCCTGGTTGTGGCGCAGAAGTACATTGCTGCGGGCGTCACTGGAGGGGCCGTGAAGTGATACGCGATCGGGGCGCTACACGTTTTCGGCTCAGAAGGGTGCGGGTTCGTAGGGGTTGTCGGCGGGTTCGTCGGTGATCCGGAACTCCAGACCCGGGTTCGTCCACTTCGCCCACAGATCATCCGGGAGATCCTCTTCCGGGGTGAAGTGCACCCCGTGGCCGGGTGGGTTGTCGATGTGGATTCGCCCGGTGGGTGAGGTCCACTCCATCACCCCGCCGGGGAGTTGTCGGACTTTCCAGGCGGTGAACTGTTTCATGCTGTGGTGTCTTTGGCAGAGGCAGCAGAGGTTGCAGATCTCTGTTTTCCCGCCGAGGGCGGCGTCGTGGTTGTGGTCGATCTCGCATTTGCGGGCGGGCATGCGGCATCCGGGCCACCGGCAGTGTTTGTCCCTGCCTTTGAGGAATCGGTCCATCGGTTTGGTGCGCTGGTAGGTGTCCACCGCCATCGTCAACCCGGTGATGGGGTGGGTGAGGAGCCGCTCCCACGTTCCGTCGCTGTTCCCTGCGAGCAGCCGGGCGGTCTTCGCGTCGATGGGTCCGACCCCGGCGAGGTCGCAGGGGACGTCGCTTCGTCCCATGAGGGCCATGACCGGGATCACGACCTGCACCTTCGCCGTGATCGCCCCGAGCCCGCCCGGCTGATCGCCAGACCCGGTGGGGTCCACGTGCGGTGTGGAGGTGAGGAGCATGTCGGCGAACAGGTCCGCACGGACCTCGTCCAGGGACCGAGTGTCATCCGATCCCGGTTCCCGGGCGGCAATGATCGCATTCGCCTGGTCGGTGACCCGCTGGAAGATCCCCTCGATCAGCACCGTGGAATGCACAGACCGCAACTCCGACATCCCCTCCCCGATCGAGTACCGGACGATCTTCCGCTCACGAAACGCCCCCTCATGCCGCTCCGTCAGGGTCCGCGGGTTCATCCGCTCCGCGATGATCTCCAAATCCGCACGGGCACGACCCGGGGTCTCGTCCAGACAGATCTCGGCAGCGAGCTGATCGAACTCACCCTTCGCCTCCGGCGGCAGCCGCCGGCCGATGTCCTCGATCACCGCGACATGCGCGCGGGTGATCAGCCCCTTCTCGAGGCAGTGCAACGTCGCCGGGTAGTCGTTCACCAACGCGAACGCACTATCGATCTGACGCTGCACCGACCGGTCCGACAGCCGCACCGCTGCGGCGATCTCGGCCGCGACACCCCGCAACGCCATGTCCCGGTCCCGCACCACCGCCGACGACCCCTCCGCCAGCCGTGCCGCGAACGCCCCCGCCTTCGCAAGCGCCCGGGCCTGCGCCGCCTCCGCTGCCGCGAGCACACCTTGAGCCGCCTCGACTTCGGCGAGGACGCCGCTCAGCTCACTCCGGTCCTCCTCGCTGAGGAGGGTAAGCCGCGGGTTCGAACGCATGTATGAAGCATGGCACCGACCTCCGACATTCGGACTCGAAACCCTCAACCTAAGGGTGAACCCATATCCTGACTCATTCCGACCCGCCCGCCGCCACCTCGAAAGCCTGATGTCCGACCCCCGGAGTAGACAGGAAGGATGCCGAAGACCGCCGCGCCCCTGTTGCTGATCAGCCGCATCTACGCCGAGGATGCCGCGCTCAAACTGCCGCGCGGTCGGGAAGTCGTTGCACGCTGGCCCGACGCCGAGGTCGTCCCGATCGCCTCGCACTGGCAGATCCCCGAGGTGCATGGCGATGAGACCAACGTGGCCCGCTGGGTGCGCATCAAGACCGAGGCGCTCGTCCTCGGCGTGAAGAAGAGCGTCGCGACGCGCCCGAACGGCCGGTCGGCCGACTTCATCGCGCCGTCTACGGCGAACGGATGCGCGATGGCCTGCGCCTACTGCTACGTGCCGCGGCGCAAGGGATACAGCAACCCCGTCACCGTCTTCGCGAACATCGACCAGATCACCCGCCACCTCGCACGCCATGTCGCCAAGCAGGGCGAGAAGACCACGCCCAACCAGTGCGACCCCGACTCGTGGGTGTACGACATCGGCGAGAACAGCGATTGCTCGGTCGACGCGATGCTCAGCGAGAACGTGCGTGATCTCTGTGAGCTCTTCCGGATGACACCGACGGCGAAGGCCTCCTTCGCCACGAAGTTCGTCAATCGCGACCTGCTCGACTGGGATCCCGCAGGGCGCGTCCGCGTGCGCTTCTCACTGATGCCGAATGCGGTGGCGAAGGTCACCGATATCCGCACCTCACCGGTGAGCGAGCGGATCGCCGCCATCAATGACTTCGTCGACGCCGGCTACGAGGTGCACGTGAACTTCTCGCCGGTCATCCTCACGCCCGGATGGGTGGAGGAGTGGACCGCACTCTTCGAGGAACTCGACGCCACCCTGCACGCTCGCGCCAAGGCGCAGCTCGCGTGCGAAGTGATCTTCCTCACCCACAACGAGCAGCTTCATGAGGTGAACCTCGGATGGCACCCGAAGGCCGAAGAGCTGCTCTGGACCCCTCAGAACCAGGAGCCCAAGCTCTCGCAGAATGGCGCCGTCAATGTGCGGTACCGCTACGGCCTGAAGAGCGCGGCCGTTGCGCAGCTGGAGGCCCTGATCGCCGAAAAGCTACCGTACTGCCGCGTGCGCTACGCGTTCTAGCTCGACACCGTCGACCCGCACCCTTCTCACGCGCTGCACCGCTGAGCCTGCGCGCGGGTCGTGACCCGGCCGAGCGAGCCCCGCCCCACGCGCCCCGCGCTCCCTGCCGAGCACTCGGCCGGGAAGGTCATCGTTCGTTCGTCGCAAATGCACGCCGCGGTGCCCCGGTCGCGTACATGTCCTAGGAACGAATGCCGGGGGCGGGTGAGGTCAGCGACTGCCCGCGCGGCACGGCGCCGCCTTCGCCATCTCTCACGATCGAGAGACTCGGCCAGTTCCCCGTTTGAACCGTTCGCGACCCTAGGTTAGGCTCACCTAACGTGAGGACCGAAACGGAGACCACGAACCCGGCGAGCGAGCTGCGCGGCGACGCGCTGGCACTCAGCTACGGTCGCACCCGCGTGGTGCACGACGTGTCCCTCCACCTCCGCCCCGGCGTCGTCACCGCGCTCATCGGCCCGAACGGCAGCGGCAAGTCCACCGCCCTTCGCGCGCTCGCGCGTCTCCACCGCGTCGACGGCGGCGCTGTCCACCTCGATGGACCCGGCGTCTCGCGCGACGCCGCGTCGCTCTCGGCCAAGGAGTTCGCCAAGGCCGTCGCCATGCTCTCGCAGTCGCGCCCGCACCCCTCGGGCCTCGAGGTGCGCGACATCGTCGCCCACGGGCGCCACCCGCACCGCAGCCGGTTTGCCGGACTCAGCGACGCCGACCGCGCCGCCATCGACCATGCCCTCCGCCTCACCGGACTCCTCACGATGGAGCACCGCGCCGTCGACGAGCTCTCCGGCGGCGAGCTGCAGCGCGTATGGCTGGCCACCGCACTCGCGCAGGGCACCGGCATCCTCCTCCTGGATGAGCCCACCAACCACCTCGACCTTCGCTACCAGGTCGAGACCCTCGACCTCATCTGCGACCTCGCCGATCACGGCACCGCCGTGGGCGTCGTGCTCCACGACCTCGACCATGCCGCGCTCATCGCCGACGAAGTCGTGCTCATGAGCCGCGGGCGCGTGCACGCGACGGGCGCGCCCGCCGAGGTGCTGACGGCTGCGAACCTCACCGAGGTCTACGAGTTCCCCATCGATACAGAACTGGATGCCGCAACGGGGCGCGTCCGAGTGATGCCGCGTGGTCGCCACCACGCACGGGCCAAGGCCCGCAGTCGCGCCCATCTGCACGCCGTCTCCGCCTGACGTCCGCGGCGGCGAAAGCGTCGCGCCCCGGCATCCGTTCCTCTCTCTCACCGCACCCCCACATCGATGGAGTTCGTCATGACCAAGAAGCCCCTTACGCTGTTCGCCGGCGCTGCCGCCCTCGCCCTCGCGCTCACCGGCTGCGGCACCACGCAGACCACTCCGACGACAGAGGGCAGCGCCGCTCCCGCGACCTCCGCGAGCGAGGGGTGCGCCGACGACACCACGACGACCTCCACCGACCCGGTCGAGCTGACCGACGCCTTCGGTCGCACCGTCACCCTCGACCAGCCGGCCGAGCGGGTCGCGGTGCTGGAATGGCAGCAGATCGAAGACGTGCTGAGCCTCTGCCTCACCCCGGTCGCGGTGGCCGACGCCGACGGGTACCGCACCTGGAACTCCGCCGAAGAGCTGCCCGAGAGCGTCGAGAGTGTCGGCACCCGCCAGGAGCCGAACCTCGACGCCCTCTTCGCCACCGAGCCCGACCTCGTGATCGTCGAGGCGTACACCCGCGATGACGCGATCATCGCGCAGCTCGAGGAGTACGGCGTTCCGGTGCTCGCCACCGTCGGCGCGAACGCCGAAGACCCGATCGCGCAGATGCTCGACACCTTCGGTCTCATCGCCGAGGCGATCGGCCGGGAGGAGCGCGCCGAGGTCGTCACCGACGAGTTCGAGCAGTACCTCGCCGACGCCAAGGCCGAGGTCGAGGGCGCGAGCCCCGAGGTCACCGACTTCGTCTACTTCGACGGCTGGGTCGACGGCGGCAACGTCTCGATCCGCCCGTTCGGCCAGGGCTCGCTCGTCGGCGAGCTCGGCGAAGAGCTGGGTCTCACCAACGCCTGGACCGGCGAGGTCGACCCCGCCTACGGCCTCGGCCAGACCGACATCGAGGGAATGACCACCGTCGGGGACGCGCACCTCTTCTACACCGGCACCGAGGACCCCGACTCGGAGAGCTTCATCGATGCGGCCGAGTCGAACCCGGCGTGGGCGTCGATCCCGGCCGTCGCCGAGGGCCGCATCGCCGCGTTCCCCGCCGGCATCTGGACCTTCGGCGGCCCCCGCTCGGCCGAGCAGATCATCGACGCGTACGTCGCCGCCATCACCCAGTGAGCACGCGCATCGCCGAGCGCTCCTCGACAGGGGTAGCGCTCGGTGTGCTCGCGGCCCTCTTCGTCGTCCTCGTCCTCTCGGCGGGCTGGCACCTCACGCAGGGAACGAGCGGCGCGATCTTCGCCGACCCCGACGTGCTGT is part of the Microbacterium sp. ET2 genome and harbors:
- a CDS encoding spore photoproduct lyase family protein produces the protein MPKTAAPLLLISRIYAEDAALKLPRGREVVARWPDAEVVPIASHWQIPEVHGDETNVARWVRIKTEALVLGVKKSVATRPNGRSADFIAPSTANGCAMACAYCYVPRRKGYSNPVTVFANIDQITRHLARHVAKQGEKTTPNQCDPDSWVYDIGENSDCSVDAMLSENVRDLCELFRMTPTAKASFATKFVNRDLLDWDPAGRVRVRFSLMPNAVAKVTDIRTSPVSERIAAINDFVDAGYEVHVNFSPVILTPGWVEEWTALFEELDATLHARAKAQLACEVIFLTHNEQLHEVNLGWHPKAEELLWTPQNQEPKLSQNGAVNVRYRYGLKSAAVAQLEALIAEKLPYCRVRYAF
- a CDS encoding carbohydrate ABC transporter permease; translated protein: MPRTLTSYSRTVFGVFIVGLLLFPVYWMINTSLQGNENLLQTEWFPFHLSLEGYQRAIDSQLGNLGTSLIVSIGAVIVCLAVSAPAAYGLSRNNVTTKVVAIGVVILLITQMIPGIVIANGLFPLYNNLGLVNTIPGLILADASHGIPFCILLIRAFMQNIPQSLLEAARIDGANEFRLFASIVLPLSRNALVTAAVFAFLFAWSDFLFALTLTNGTNVTPITLSMYIFVGAHTQSWAALMATAVLASIPAAALLVVAQKYIAAGVTGGAVK
- a CDS encoding ABC transporter ATP-binding protein translates to MRTETETTNPASELRGDALALSYGRTRVVHDVSLHLRPGVVTALIGPNGSGKSTALRALARLHRVDGGAVHLDGPGVSRDAASLSAKEFAKAVAMLSQSRPHPSGLEVRDIVAHGRHPHRSRFAGLSDADRAAIDHALRLTGLLTMEHRAVDELSGGELQRVWLATALAQGTGILLLDEPTNHLDLRYQVETLDLICDLADHGTAVGVVLHDLDHAALIADEVVLMSRGRVHATGAPAEVLTAANLTEVYEFPIDTELDAATGRVRVMPRGRHHARAKARSRAHLHAVSA
- a CDS encoding HNH endonuclease signature motif containing protein, which codes for MRSNPRLTLLSEEDRSELSGVLAEVEAAQGVLAAAEAAQARALAKAGAFAARLAEGSSAVVRDRDMALRGVAAEIAAAVRLSDRSVQRQIDSAFALVNDYPATLHCLEKGLITRAHVAVIEDIGRRLPPEAKGEFDQLAAEICLDETPGRARADLEIIAERMNPRTLTERHEGAFRERKIVRYSIGEGMSELRSVHSTVLIEGIFQRVTDQANAIIAAREPGSDDTRSLDEVRADLFADMLLTSTPHVDPTGSGDQPGGLGAITAKVQVVIPVMALMGRSDVPCDLAGVGPIDAKTARLLAGNSDGTWERLLTHPITGLTMAVDTYQRTKPMDRFLKGRDKHCRWPGCRMPARKCEIDHNHDAALGGKTEICNLCCLCQRHHSMKQFTAWKVRQLPGGVMEWTSPTGRIHIDNPPGHGVHFTPEEDLPDDLWAKWTNPGLEFRITDEPADNPYEPAPF
- a CDS encoding carbohydrate ABC transporter permease — its product is MRLVTWAFVLPAAIYVLVFFGYPIVSNITMSFQDFTTATFYTGEAPWVGFANYVDVTTSGLFGRLTWNTAVFTITSLTATFLIGLGLALFFNRYFPLSGVLRALILLPWLLPLIISSAIWRRMMDEESGILNQVLRGLGLDGVPWLTSPDIALFSIIIVNIWVGIPFVMVILYGGLQEIPKDFYEAASLDGATGWRSFRYITWPLLRPVVVVVLMLGFIYTIRVLDIILALTGGGPANATETYASEAYQLSFVNFQFGQGAALSNILIVVSLIVAVLQLRANKRASDLAG
- a CDS encoding iron-siderophore ABC transporter substrate-binding protein; amino-acid sequence: MTKKPLTLFAGAAALALALTGCGTTQTTPTTEGSAAPATSASEGCADDTTTTSTDPVELTDAFGRTVTLDQPAERVAVLEWQQIEDVLSLCLTPVAVADADGYRTWNSAEELPESVESVGTRQEPNLDALFATEPDLVIVEAYTRDDAIIAQLEEYGVPVLATVGANAEDPIAQMLDTFGLIAEAIGREERAEVVTDEFEQYLADAKAEVEGASPEVTDFVYFDGWVDGGNVSIRPFGQGSLVGELGEELGLTNAWTGEVDPAYGLGQTDIEGMTTVGDAHLFYTGTEDPDSESFIDAAESNPAWASIPAVAEGRIAAFPAGIWTFGGPRSAEQIIDAYVAAITQ